TTGAGGATGTGGAGTTGGACAGTTCCTTTAGCTATGTTGAACATCTAGTGCAAATTTTGGACTGCAAGGAAAGACAGCTCATGAGCAAGACGATTCCACTAGTTTTGGTGCAATAGAGTAGGCATGAAAGAGAAGAATCTACATAGGAATTAGAAGCAAAGATGCGACAAGAATGGCCTCATTTGTTTGAGAATGTAATGAATTACGCGATGTATTCTGACTTTCCTATGTATTATCAGACATAATGTTGTGGATATCAGTGTTGTGTTTgttagatttcgaggacgaaacctTTCATTAGTGGGGGAGAATGTGAGGCCCAATACCTAAAAGGCCCAGcccatttcatttaattaaatacCCAAACCCATTTGATACAAGAATCAGATCGATCAATCCAGAAGCTTTTCCCCTGCCTTGCACTGTCGCCTTTCTTCTTCATTCTGCAGCAATCGTGCAGCGTCCCAGCGGCCAGATTTTTCTTGCAGTAGGTTAGCACTTTTCTTCCTCCAGTCTATTAGCTTCTTTCCTGCCACGAATCGGAAGGTTTCGAGCTTGATCGGATTGATTTCCAGTAACTGTGCGTGAGCTTCGATTCGGGTTTAGGTAAGCTTTTGGCTTCGAATTTTTGGTTGTTCTTGGTGGATTAGTTTATAAAAGTGTAGCAGTAAGCTTTTCCCCTAATTTCCAGCTCGTTTTTCAGATTGTGAACAGTGTTTCCGGCGACATTCCGGCGAGCTACTTCTCCGAGATCACTATTGTGCGTTTTAGCCTAGATTattgaggtattaagcttgaatttcagaatttgataggttatataggctgcccggaaattgatttttaaccgagccaatttaatttgttttagttGGTTAGAATGCATTGTATTGAAGTGTATAGCGAATGTATATTGTAGGTTTtatcgttggacgagttcatcaggaagtccttaagaatttactgtggtattgtaagttgtaattgaggtacgctcaaacctatattattatgacgcttatattggcgtgtaagaatattcggtgaatgttgtttgctattacgtgctttgaatgtttattctgatgCATTCATGCATAAATNNNNNNNNNNNNNNNNNNNNNNNNNNNNNNNNNNNNNNNNNNNNNNNNNNNNNNNNNNNNNNNNNNNNNNNNNNNNNNNNNNNNNNNNNNNNNNNNNNNNNNNNNNNNNNNNNNNNNNNNNNNNNNNNNNNNNNNNNNNNNNNNNNNNNNNNNNNNNNNNagcgtcagcgagtggtacccagtagtcagtcggtttgtgtcagagttcccagatatttatatatatattatgctggtttgatacatttgccagAGAGATGCCCTGCGTAGCtgtatggtgatatttttaggttgtttgggattttaattgtTGTATGTAGTGGCtggtcctggccagtgcggcttaggatgtttgtgtggttgattgtgaacttgatgttattttcgagcgtatattattgttgttgtgttttgagatttttgggatgtcctacttacggggaggtcatgccgaaatttctgtaggccctaatgaacgttttaaactcgttttcgatgtttacaccatttaatcattgttgtttggtaattaaatattaattaagagcaCGAGCCCTCACAGATTTGTTCGATGTTGAATTTTAGTTaactaaattttcaaattttagtttttgtaTACTAacttaattttcatttattttggtCAAATTCATAATACATGACTTAATTATCATATCACTCCCACCAAAACGATAGTGACAACTATTTCTTGATTTTGGTgtggtattttgttttttttttgtttttgtttttgtttttgtttttttaacctTGTCAACTATTTAAATACATTTGAGAAAGTCATTTTCTTAGATAAATAgttgatcaattttattttataaatttccacAGATTATTTTAGTACCATATGAATTAGTTCAAATTCCTAAAATAAGACACCGAGTACATGTCTACTTCTTCAACTTTACTCGTAGAATTATTACCGCATTCAAAGTTTCATGTCTTTCATTATATTGTGTGAATTTGTGTTTGTGAAGCATATATCcacgtaaattttaaaaataacttaaatacTTTTAGTTTCCAAAATTAATTTGTCCTTAAAACCTGATAACAAGCATGTGTGCCACACCTGTTAAATTTTACCTAGACTTTACCAACCTTTTCTAATCGGGATAATTACATGCACCCCCAAATAATTGTTTTACATTAACCGATTTGGTTTCTCTTATGTACCTATGAGTCCCGtatattttttgttgttatataaataatatatttttcattttttatttttttttccgatCAATTTACGGTTTTATCCAATTAATTTGTACTTTCCgtgattttagtattttttcaaCTATATGCTAACGCGACACCGAAAAATCATTATGTTTTCGATGTCACGTTAACTAGCACTCCAGTCaaatatgactaaaattgaaattatcaTGTAAATCAATATACTAAGAATATTAATTAATGGATTAAcatgacaaaaaaatataaaatgtgcaagttatcatataaaaaacaattaaattattgatataaaaaGAATGATGTAAAAATTCGTAAATCACTAGAATTTGGTGGTACAACCCTAAACGGAAAAACCAAAACCTTTTTTGGCtaacaaaaataatgaaaaatgttattatCCCAAAAACAAACTAGAGATGTGAAATTCAAGAAACTGAAAGGAAATGGATGATTTTAAAACTTGGCTTAGAGTTTTGGGTGTCACTATTACAGGATATGTACAGCAGAAATCCAGCTGCACAGATGCGAGGCCACCTCTCCATAGCAGTACCGGGGCAGCTTGCGGGCCTTCACACTGCATGGAAAAGATTCGGAAAATTGCCATGGGACAAACTCGTAACCCCAGATGAGAATCTAGCCGGAATGGGTTCaagatttcaaaatatttgcatCAGGTGATGGATTATGAAGCTCTAACCCTGACTAGAGAGCCTATGCTTCGTTTAATATTTAACAAtggaaaaaaaacattttccttgTTGTACATATGCTCAAAAGTGTGGTAAATCTTAACAATTTTTTTGTTCTATCTTTCCTCTGTAATTATCATTTATGGCAAaagtatattaattaaatgtaatAATCAAGAGGTTTAACTAATTTTCTTCCAGCGAGTTTTTGTTAACTTcaacttgaattaatttttttttggcttatttatgttgatttgaaattcaagtgATTTCAGTACCATgttttaacaaaatattaagtgaaaattatatttttggtcaactcgatttctattttaattatgttttcgCAATCTTAGTCCACTATTTtgcaattttctttttcaaatttccTCCTTTTTCACCGAAGTGTCGATATGGTGTGGCGGTGGAAAATGATGATATGACACCAAAAATTGATGATGTAGCACTAAATGAAAAACaactaaaactaaataaaaaattacaaattagtATATTAATATCGTGAATTGACCGACGACATAACCAAAAGTAGAGCACGTCCAaaacacataataaaaaatgtaattttctcaaacatgaatttatttttgggCTCCCTCAAAAAATGGGCACGAGGGAATGTATCTTGGACCTCACCTCAAGTCTTTCCCTCCCCTGGTGTGCATATGCCCTCCGATAGAAATTTCCGCACCATCGTGGTTGCACTCGATCGGGTGAATGTTTTACACTGTTTATTGTACATGCCGAACTAGATTGGTTGCTAAGGTTGTCGACTTGACAAACATTTTTCTCTGTTCGCAGTTATATCCCAATTTgttgaatttcaaaaattacacaTGGATTGGGGACAAACATCGAGTTCCGAAAGAAACAGTAAAATTCTTCGGAAAAAGGAACATAAGATGTATGGGGATACCGCAAGATGAAGTACGTGGTTGCCAATTTATAGTTGAGGAATGGGAGCTTTGCAATTCTGCTAAACTTCTTGCTAGGAGCGACCCTAGGATAGTGGGTTTCCAACTGGATATTGAacaataatattactttttattataaatataaataagattgacattttatgtaattatgagacgatctcacgatgGGGTGAAGttcttgttttcaatataatccATTGGTAAATTCTTAATATCACTTGACCCTTTTTCATTTAACTATTCAAAATGGCATCCTTCATTATATTGTTCACCATAATTCTGTCATGCTTCTTCTTACCCATCGCTAAGCAAGAAGTTCCCATAGAAACCAGTTAACAAAATGTCAGGAGTCTCTAATGAAACAATAATCAAATACCTTATGGTCAAACGCAACAGAAAAGAAGGTGCACGAAATGGGGGAAATGCCGAAATCAATATCCGAATAATCAAAACCCAATACAACGTGTTGTTCCAACAATAAAACCAACAATCACAAGTCCCATCCATCCAATCGCAACCAATAAAAGCAGGTTCAAACAAGTTCCCAGAATTGCAACCCAAAATACATTTACTCAACACCTGAAAGTTCAGAACATTAGTTACTCTGTTTCAAATGGAGCAAGACTGTTTttttccgcattttaaaaacaTTGCTTGTCTCTAACTTCTTGCGGAGCAATCCATTCTTATAGTTTTCACTTCTTTTCAGAACACTGAAAATAAAAGAATCATagtgaaaatatcataaaatttgatATCAATTCATGCTAACATATGTCCCCGACTATGCAACCATCGCCACTTCTAACTCTCCTAGAATAAATGCAAGAACCCAACATTGAAATCAAGAAACTGGAAATATGTCAAAACTTACATCAACTCACACACAAGTTCATGCGAATAAAAATGGAGCTTCTAACAAGACACATTGAGACAAGAAACACATACGTGCGAGGGAGGGCGAACGGTCCATATGCAGGAAATTCCTCAAAATACCAATAAAACAAGTTCCAACAACAATAGCACCGAGATCTTTGCAATTCAGAACTCAAACATTGCATGCCCAGTAATTTATCTATCTAAGACACAATAATAACATCCAAAATATATCCTTTTGGATTGAGGAAGACAAACAGTGGGAGCATCAACGGGCACAAGACTCCAAAACTACTTCTTGTGCGGCACAAGCTGTGTAAAAAGAAGAATACACAATTGGCTGCATGATGCCCAAAGAATTGTACTTTCAATTCGTAATTCCTCTGAATCTGCCATGGATGAATTTCATTTCATCCCTTCGTTGTTGGAGTTATTTTTTAGTTAATGCAGACAATTATTTCTATTTAGTTTGagttactatttttttatttactacAATTTTTTCATTTGGAGAATTGACCCTTGTAATCGAAAATAATTAATGTTTTTTCCCACTAATACCCTTGTCTCAAAGTTGACTTTTACATGCATACTCCTcattctttttttgttttattattatacaCTATTAAAGGACAAAGTTTGTCCTTTAATTGGCACTTCTATAGACGAGAATGGCATTATCTGAGCAGCATATCTCGAATTCCTCCGCGAAGCATAAAAGATAAAGTAAATAAAAGAAGAATGTGATTTACTCCACATGGACTCAAGGACCCTTTTGTCTTTGCCCGAAAATGAATCTTGGAGAGGAAGATGCTATCGATGCATTTAAAAACGACATCCTTGTTTGACTTCACAATCATGTTTGTTTCATTCCAGCAAGAGCTTCAACTTCCTACTATGTTAACTTTATTCATTGGCATAAGTATAGCAGTATTAGCGCTCACATGGTTAAGTACTTCAACAAGGAGAAAAGGTGAGATTCCTGGGAAACTAGGAATCCCTTTTCTTGGCCAGACCTTCGCTTTTCTTGCGGCAACGAATAGCACCAAAGGCTGCTATGATTTCGTTCGACTCCGACGATCGAGGTAACTATATGCGTTATGTTCGTTTGTTCCCTTTGTTGAGATAATGAAAAGTTTGTTCATGATAGCTGATGACTTATGGCACCAAGGTTACAAGTTTGTGACGAGATATAATCGTAACAAATCTCCGGATTAAAAAAAAGTGTTTGTCATGATAGGATCGAAAGATTTGAATTCGAAGCGTGCTAGGCTTCACTCTAAAATTAATTCGTTTTTACCTTTCGGTCAAGTATTTAAGAGATTTCAcaagaaacacaataacatatGGATATGGTTTGAGCAAAtagttttcatttttatgattcATTCATCAACTGTgatggatcgtgtgctcggcactTTAGGGGTGCTtttaacacaataaatcaatgagctgcaatagctcgtgttctaagaatgtatatatcgatgaattagatcaagtttgatATTAAACAAAGCgaaaaacacttgaaataatcattcgttaataaaaactgatatattttatatactgtgcaactgaagaaCTGAATTACAAGAAAATCAGTTaaagcttatatcagttcagttatggacagaactgaattgatatcagctgaactgattaaatcagttaagaacaaaacaagcggttaaatagttaaaagacacaggatatgtttatgaatgttcggagacttaaactgctcctacgtcaccccttttaCCTCCACGgataggatacactagaagacttatatttatacaacaccttgtacaaatcctacacagctaggacttacccactgcctaactgaactcctagtctagactgaaggcatcaccttccagccaacacttctttaacgtctatgtgtcaaagactacatgtacaagtttattctctttgtgcaagactgtattcgagtggtggtgtgtgtgcgtgtgtgtgtgagaactgaacaatgataacaacacgaaggtgttctcacacactgagggaaataagcttctaatctaagctgatataactttgaagtgttccctctgggcaaattgcttctagtaagcagatataaaatatgcgtgcccttcttcttGTTGTGTTCTCTTTTTCGGTCACACTGTGTGTATGTTATTGTTtctgagtcttcactgatattctatttataggcgcgaagcttgatcttacagtgagactcaattactgtatctgttgcattttgaatttgttccttggaatccatttcggaacttttggctttaagctctgatgcaacgtctcttattgtaccttgatcgtacaaaagcttttgtaccttttgcgcacagctgtaatccattaagtaagcttgtcgtgatctgcaactgattgctcctaactgatgttctgaactggtttttcaaactgatcagcaactggTCTTTGAACTGATCTAGTGAAATCAGCTGAcgagtcagctgaactgatttcactaatTCAGTTTACCTGGTCAGCTGGgattttcatcagttgaactcttcatcagctggccgggcttttgaagatcttctgctgaactacctatcagctagacattcagttgagctggttgcgatgtatcagttgaactggttcagttcgttcgatcagttggttgtttcagttagcatctccgatagctttagttttggctcgtaaaatgatcatttcagtttcagctatctgcgcactaaggtaggttattagaaacaaaacaagttttgttaacatcaaaattaagcaaagattgcgaacttgaaaagttccaacaagaCTGGAACAATTACAGTATAACACCGCATGTTTGTTGGATAAAACCAGGTATGGACAGTGGTTCAAAACGAGATTATTTGGTAATGTTCACGTATATGTCCCAACTGTCGAGGGTGCAAAGACAGTATTTGCCAATGATTTTGTGCTGTTCAACAAAGGGTACTTAAAATCAATGGGTGACATGGTTGGAAAGAAAAGTTTACTCCGTGTTCCGCATGAAATACACGGACGCATGAGGCGACTACTCTTAGATCCTTTCTCGATGAAGTCCGTATCCAAGTTCGTCCCGAAATTTGATCGCGAATTGTGTGCGAGATTAGAAAGATTGGAAAGGGCTGGAAAAAGCTTCAGGGTACTTGAATTCACTATGAAGGTAACAATTTATATCAACTATGTATGAAGATTAAAGAATCATTTGTCAAGTTATAGTAGTACTTGGTTACCAACAATTGTTTTGGAGTAATTAGGACTTAGAATGAAAGATTACATCTcactttttattttcaaaccTCTGAAAATCTTGGCCTGGTCGGCTTGTAATCGAATAAATCAAAGTCATCATGTTCACAACTATCATTTTTGCTCAAAATTACACAAACTTAATAGGGATCGATGTTCCGAAAATATGTACGGGCATGCCCTTAACAGGATGCCAAGGCCAATGTGCGGTGACCAAGAACCACTCGGGGCCTTTTGCAATCAGGACTCTAATCCTGCAAGTGAATGTACACAGGTTGCATTTGATGGTATCTGTGACATGCTGATGAGCATCACGGATGCTTCCACGCTCGAACGACTCGAGAGGGATGTCACAGTTGTTGCCGATGCAATGCTATCATTTCCCATTATGTTACCTGGCTCGAGATACTACAGCGGCATGAAGGTAATACTGGAGGTTACTGCAATAAACTAATGATGAAAAACAACCAAAAGTAAGGTATGACGATTGACAAAAGTATATAGTCGAACTTTCGTGCAGGCGCGCAAAAGGATATTGGAAACCCTGAAAGCAAAGATTACCAGGAGGCGGAATGGACAGGAAACTGGGGACGATTTTCTGCAATCCATGCTGCAAAGAGATTCTTGTCCTCCGAACGAAAGGCTCGATGATGAAGAGATAATGGATAATCTACTGACCATGATAATAGCGGGGCAGAGCACCACCGCAGCTGCCATAATGTGGTGTGTCAAGTTTTTGGACGAAAATAAACAAGTTCAGGACAGGCTAAGGGTACTTTTATTGCATCTTCAGATTGAAAATTTTCTCACAACATGAATGAAAATGTTACGTTTTGCATTGATGagggttttttttatcatgctGCAGGAGGAACAGTTGTCAATACTTGGGAAAAATGCAGTCAGAGCTCTGCTTAAATATGAAGATCTGATGAGCATGGCTTACGGTTCAAAAGTTAGAGaaacgaaaaaaataaaaaacctgCATGAATTGCTAAATAAAATTGCTATTTATATGtgcatataattaattatatggcGTTGTTGTTTAGGTTGTCAAAGAGACTTTGAGGATGGCAAATGTTTTGTTGTGGTATCCTCGTGTTGCACTTCATGACTGCACTATTGGAGGTGAGtttggtatatatatttatttttgggttTAGTCGAGCTAACTTGTCCAATTTCGAAGATTTGtctattaatttatcaaaatttgatattgatatattaacttttaattttcgatGATTTTGGTACAATTAGATAGTGCAGGAGTCCTGATAAAAAAAGTTAGGTTTTAGTATTTGGatttaataaataaagaaaGTTAAATATGTTGATTGGTTTGGTGCTACGAGACTTTTTTGTCACGATGatgcaaatatttattttctaaaacatgtatatataattattgtacttaatatattttattctacaaaTCTAAAAATGTTTGcagtaataattataattatcattttattatattatttaattatagtgAATATAGGTACAATCAATAGTTTTTTTTGGAGATctggaattttaaattttaaacaaaattttgtgagacagttgGTGAACTGAGATTAAAATAGACAGGAAGAAATTGAAAATGAGGAGAAATTGTTTtcctttttctatttttgaaaaatggtcatgtatattatatatgtatagcTTCTTTTGGGAATGAAACCAAAcatgaaattcaaaattatacaaaatccATTTATAATGTTTAATTCAGATCCTTCTATTCGCAGGTTATGAGATAAAGAAAGGGTGGAAAGTGAACATTGATGCAACTCATATACATTATGACCCAACAATATACACAGAACCCATGCGCTTCAACCCTTCAAGATTTGatgtaatataatttaactaagtattctttccaagatttacATTTATTTCGTATTACGAGTAGTTTCTATGCTACACTTAGTGTAATATATACGAGCCCTTGGATACTCCGAGCCCCTCGTAGGATCCAAGGGCTTAAATTCCGTCATCCGAGCATTGATGTATGTTACAAATGACAACGTTAACTGTTTCGTGTTATTCGATCAGGACATGCAAAAGCCATGCAGCTAC
Above is a window of Primulina huaijiensis isolate GDHJ02 unplaced genomic scaffold, ASM1229523v2 scaffold40673, whole genome shotgun sequence DNA encoding:
- the LOC140969313 gene encoding 3beta,22alpha-dihydroxysteroid 3-dehydrogenase, whose translation is MLSMHLKTTSLFDFTIMFVSFQQELQLPTMLTLFIGISIAVLALTWLSTSTRRKGEIPGKLGIPFLGQTFAFLAATNSTKGCYDFVRLRRSRYGQWFKTRLFGNVHVYVPTVEGAKTVFANDFVLFNKGYLKSMGDMVGKKSLLRVPHEIHGRMRRLLLDPFSMKSVSKFVPKFDRELCARLERLERAGKSFRVLEFTMKVAFDGICDMLMSITDASTLERLERDVTVVADAMLSFPIMLPGSRYYSGMKARKRILETLKAKITRRRNGQETGDDFLQSMLQRDSCPPNERLDDEEIMDNLLTMIIAGQSTTAAAIMWCVKFLDENKQVQDRLREEQLSILGKNAVRALLKYEDLMSMAYGSKVVKETLRMANVLLWYPRVALHDCTIGGYEIKKGWKVNIDATHIHYDPTIYTEPMRFNPSRFDDMQKPCSYIPFGSGPRTCLGINMAKVTMLVFLHRLTGGYTWIVDDDDPSLERKAHIPRLQSGCPITLTRLDSKA